From Topomyia yanbarensis strain Yona2022 chromosome 1, ASM3024719v1, whole genome shotgun sequence, one genomic window encodes:
- the LOC131677567 gene encoding succinate--CoA ligase [GDP-forming] subunit beta, mitochondrial, which produces MTSLALSRVYPKLLARASYKHVLRTSTRNLNLLEYQSKRLLEAGGVSIQAFRVLEGKKDEDALKGFNVNEYVVKAQILAGGRGKGHFDNGFKGGVHITKERSQVIPLVKRMIGARLITKQTPKDGILVNKVMVADSINIVRETYLSILMDRAHNGPVLIASPAGGMDIEAVAEETPEKIKTIPIAIEGITRAQAEEVARFLEFKGPLIAKAADEIVKLYGLFLKVDATQIEINPLAETDDGRVISVDAKLNFDDNAEFRQKDIFAMDTHEDSDPKEIEASKFNLNYIAMQGNIGCLVNGAGLAMATMDIIKLNGGSPANFLDVGGSVKEDQVLKAFQILISDENVKAILVNVFGGIVNCATIANGIVNASKTIGLKVPLIVRLEGTNVNAAKKILQESGLQMGLAQDLDEAARKAVHAAS; this is translated from the exons ATGACTTCACTAGCACTGTCCAGAGTGTATCCCAAGCTGCTGGCTCGAGCTTCTTATAAACAT GTACTACGGACATCCACCCGCAATCTCAACTTGTTGGAGTACCAGAGTAAAAGACTACTAGAAGCTGGTGGTGTATCGATTCAAGCCTTTCGAGTTCTTGAAGGAAAGAAAGATGAAGATGCTCTCAAAGGCTTCA ACGTTAACGAGTACGTTGTGAAGGCACAGATTCTTGCCGGCGGCCGGGGTAAAGGTCATTTTGATAATGGCTTCAAAGGTGGTGTTCACATCACTAAAGA ACGGTCCCAGGTGATTCCCTTGGTGAAAAGGATGATCGGTGCTAGACTAATAACAAAACAAACTCCTAAGGACGGAATTCTGGTGAATAAAGTGATGGTAGCCGACAGTATCAATATTGTTCGAGAAACGTACCTGTCAATATTGATGGACCGCGCACATAACGGTCCGGTGCTCATCGCTTCACCGGCCGGTGGAATGGATATCGAGGCCGTAGCGGAAGAAACTCCggagaaaatcaaaacaattccaATTGCGATTGAAGGCATAACGCGCGCCCAGGCAGAGGAGGTTGCTCGGTTTCTAGAATTTAAAGGTCCACTGATTGCAAAGGCTGCAGACGAAATTGTGAAACTGTACGGTCTATTCCTCAAAGTTGATGCAACCCAGATCGAAATCAATCCGTTGGCCGAGACTGACGACGGTCGGGTAATTTCAGTGGATGCTAAATTAAACTTCGATGACAATGCCGAGTTTCGCCAAAAGGATATATTCGCCATGGATACCCATGAGGATTCCGATCCGAAGGAGATTGAAGCTAGCAAGTTTAATTTGAATTACATTGCGATGCAGGGTAACATTGGTTGTCTAGTGAACGGAGCTGGACTAGCAATGGCCACCATGGATATCATCAAGCTTAACGGTGGTAGCCCGGCTAATTTTCTTGACGTAGGTGGCAGTGTAAAGGAAGACCAGGTGCTAAAAGCATTCCAAATTTTGATTTCCGATGAAAATGTAAAAGCAATTTTGGTGAATGTTTTTGGTGGCATCGTGAATTGTGCTACGATTGCCAATGGGATCGTGAACGCTTCCAAAACGATTGGACTGAAGGTGCCCCTGATAGTGCGACTTGAAGGAACCAATGTGAACGCGGCGAAAAAAATACTGCAGGAATCGGGACTACAGATGGGTTTGGCGCAGGATCTCGATGAGGCCGCACGGAAGGCCGTGCATGCGGCGAGCTAA
- the LOC131677568 gene encoding titin-like isoform X2, which yields MNRGMGTPQKDDDGKAEQGRATKSGRKVKRPAHFDDSPDSKKTGASYAASVEDVRSPKVQSIPEAAKKSARKTILKSVDDVPSKNGGLKPEEAKSSARKTLKSVDDTPIKNGEEKPVLAKQSARKTLLIEGPEEVKKSSRKTIHAHAKDESPEPEASKKSARKALLKSAVKNSSIEQELKTPKKKSEPDSPALKKTVNKVEHEMDPLDIGVSRTGRKIKVPAHLKEFEDVVVASPKKEAPEKFSSRKSMAPSRKIDSEADDTPKTPARGRSLAAPRKDSDNDPEKEKSPTVAPRKSTPTIVQEAEEKCIPKTPGRGRPQVASRKDESAPSVRTNALEVEEKVTTKTPGRGRSLALSRKDRDADPEEERVATKTPSRRGISTTVALKSEDLIDPLANVAKTEDLPSKTPSKKTALSTATRDASPKSVKELIKNKRGKSLAPEESKSSPSEEKLSTKTPSKRGKSLAPIRNSPDLVPKTPKLAKVVEDSMEPISRSGRKIKPKKFYGEFEEEDPLPFIPKVCSPVKPAALKPSSVEKKESPQKKVSPVKRVTSSVQEPLKSDASPPKKTKLNPQPNTSTKVSKISPNTEERQITIRGANDHHHGIKDVAVVIEQDPLAVSSEESLVTSSVESTSANISVKDNNDDVSTVATPEQKEQKSKRGRKTLPAPTVMVEEQLPKAPKTPTSRRMTVIAVAPVQTEDVGSSRSGRKIKPKKFFGEEEVASIPVLKTDEGRGKRKTLALESTVVEKPKNEPASEERIEENKKTAQEISSREEVFSTVSAVEASVAIESQKNTGNEKAVVSTEQAEEKSASKTEESVNGHLQEDKNSLERPRQLDNAQYQEDDEQPDPLEYDLMQLESDDSPLNGNFQGIRIEQTSPAHHLMEKAPPNDLAPLAEEPAVMEGLIEEPPVMDRIAEKPAVAEESAVMGELAEEPVVDEPAVAIESAMEEPMTTDGQAMAAVVEELSVADESAETEASAEMVEPAAVEEPAVAEQTTVAEGLAEEPAVVDELMVDENINKERESQSINETLHMEFETDSVVPEELLASSEPIQEESGEKTVVLEEIMPIEEDQRIQEETQALETLNEIAHVEDEIQQVSEPAVVEVEPPVEVLDADLTLDSEVHTINRSEQEEINNPEISTNSSLSEALIVEDEALAPQTLVVEEESAVPNESKEQFEGLEFLEESTEQILPKDPVHEENDVQPDEEVSEENQGIANEPSEMLNKSDLEDDLDSTKPPNMDDFGFDEEQEQSVDAPEPTTDSFAENDRDNESVMVIPDAPIERKLDTSAPATPKTPDSKSNNTDENFSPDKPDAQQQAGVPQVIEIFDSPIATTFKLEVSETTGGSATSTPLEASAKLTDRERLIQNSRKRSLSASDAEVCKKNVTFHSPANSTILVDTIDERLKKNVKNESAKKPGINSRKRSLSEHKELGEVFGDGVKPAKITKLPNFKNIHQQHFKRMESIEEFHNRKVQRAKILVNSGSKSPAAASITKIDPQKSDLAMSNNLLRKSPYKTGNGTTSHVQQPSSGSKSLITRPMASGIKPLSDADRLAKRQKQFQAAFKPKIATPGDSSGTPGRNTPDGTRRVVEQSRHKQSQILKGVRTNKRFELLMKFRDAQE from the exons ATGAATCGAG GCATGGGAACGCCACAGAAAGATGACGATGGTAAGGCGGAACAAGGACGGGCTACGAAATCCGGACGAAAAGTGAAGCGTCCAGCTCACTTTGATGATTCGCCGGACTCGAAAAAAACTGGCGCCAGCTATGCAGCTTCTGTAGAGGATGTTAGATCTCCGAAGGTACAAAGTATTCCTGAGGCTGCAAAGAAGTCCGCACGGAAAACTATTCTCAAGAGTGTAGATGATGTACCCAGTAAAAATGGTGGATTGAAACCGGAAGAGGCCAAATCATCCGCTCGGAAGACACTGAAGAGCGTAGATGATACTCCAATCAAGAATGGTGAAGAGAAGCCTGTGCTGGCTAAACAATCTGCCCGAAAGACACTATTGATAGAAGGGCCGGAAgaagtaaaaaaatcatcgcgtAAAACTATTCATGCTCATGCTAAGGATGAATCCCCGGAGCCGGAGGCATCAAAAAAATCAGCTAGGAAGGCACTTCTCAAGTCTGCAGTAAAGAATTCATCAATTGAACAAGAACTAAAAACACCAAAGAAAAAATCCGAACCGGACTCGCCGGCCTTGAAGAAAACTGTTAACAAGGTTGAGCATGAAATGGACCCATTGGACATTGGTGTTTCCCGTACTGGACGTAAAATAAAAGTACCAGCACACTTGAAGGAGTTTGAGGATGTTGTGGTCGCTAGTCCAAAAAAGGAAGCACCAGAAAAGTTTTCCTCACGTAAGTCGATGGCTCCATCTAGGAAAATCGATTCCGAAGCCGATGACACTCCCAAAACTCCTGCTAGAGGACGATCGTTGGCTGCGCCGCGCAAAGATTCTGATAATGATCCCGAAAAGGAAAAATCTCCAACAGTCGCTCCACGGAAGTCAACTCCAACTATTGTACAGGAAGCAGAGGAAAAATGTATCCCCAAGACACCTGGAAGAGGGAGACCGCAAGTTGCGTCACGTAAAGATGAATCGGCTCCGTCTGTCAGGACAAATGCTTTGGAGGTCGAAGAAAAAGTCACTACGAAGACTCCTGGTAGAGGGAGATCATTGGCTTTATCGCGCAAAGATCGTGATGCTGACCCAGAAGAGGAACGGGTTGCTACAAAAACGCCGTCCCGGCGCGGAATAAGCACAACAGTTGCATTAAAATCAGAAGATCTGATTGATCCATTGGCCAATGTTGCTAAAACAGAAGACCTTCCGTCTAAAACTCCATCTAAGAAAACTGCGCTTTCCACTGCAACACGTGATGCTTCGCCGAAATCGGTTAAAGAACTAATTAAAAACAAGCGAGGAAAATCTTTGGCACCAGAAGAGTCTAAATCGTCACCGAGCGAAGAGAAATTGTCTACGAAAACGCCTTCCAAAAGAGGGAAATCCCTGGCACCAATTCGAAATTCTCCGGATCTGGTACCTAAAACACCTAAGCTTGCTAAAGTTGTTGAAGACTCAATGGAGCCAATATCTCGTTCGGGACGGAAAATTAAACCGAAAAAGTTTTACGGCGAATTTGAAGAGGAGGATCCGCTGCCATTCATTCCCAAAGTGTGTTCTCCGGTTAAACCGGCGGCATTAAAACCTTCCTCTGTGGAGAAAAAAGAATCCCCTCAAAAGAAGGTATCTCCGGTTAAACGTGTAACTTCGTCGGTTCAAGAGCCATTGAAATCTGATGCTTCCCCTCCGAAGAAAACTAAGTTGAATCCCCAACCTAATACAAGTACAAAGGTCAGCAAAATATCACCCAACACCGAGGAACGTCAAATCACAATTCGTGGCGCAAACGATCATCACCATGGCATAAAAGATGTCGCGGTAGTCATCGAGCAAGACCCGTTGGCTGTTAGCTCTGAAGAATCCCTTGTGACATCGTCTGTAGAATCTACCTCCGCAAACATTTCAGTGAAAGACAACAACGACGATGTGTCAACAGTTGCCACTCCGGAACAGAAAGAGCAAAAGTCAAAACGAGGTCGTAAAACACTGCCAGCACCAACTGTGATGGTCGAGGAACAACTTCCAAAGGCACCGAAAACCCCAACGTCTCGTCGAATGACTGTTATTGCGGTTGCACCGGTTCAAACGGAAGACGTTGGAAGCAGTCGTTCCGGTAGAAAGATCAAGCCGAAAAAGTTTTTCGGTGAGGAGGAGGTTGCCAGTATTCCCGTTCTTAAAACTGACGAAGGTCGGGGAAAACGAAAGACCCTAGCGTTGGAAAGTACTGTAGTTGAAAAGCCGAAGAACGAGCCAGCATCGGAAGAAAGGATTGAAGAGAATAAGAAAACAGCTCAAGAGATTTCATCTCGAGAAGAGGTTTTCTCTACGGTCAGCGCTGTCGAGGCTTCGGTTGCAATAGAGAGTCAGAAAAACACTGGAAATGAGAAGGCTGTCGTTTCGACGGAGCAGGCGGAAGAGAAATCCGCTTCCAAAACTGAGGAATCCGTTAATGG CCACCTTCAGGAAGATAAAAACAGCCTCGAAAGACCGCGTCAGCTAGATAATGCGCAGTATCAGGAAGATGACGAACAGCCGGATCCATTGGAATATGATTTAATGCAGTTGGAAAGTGATGATTCCCcgttgaatggaaattttcaaggGATTCGTATCGAGCAAACATCTCCAGCACATCATCTGATGGAGAAAGCCCCTCCAAACGATCTTGCGCCGTTAGCTGAGGAACCAGCTGTGATGGAAGGGTTAATTGAGGAGCCACCTGTGATGGATAGGATAGCCGAAAAGCCAGCAGTGGCGGAAGAATCAGCTGTTATGGGTGAATTAGCTGAAGAGCCAGTTGTGGATGAACCAGCTGTGGCGATAGAGTCGGCTATGGAAGAGCCGATGACGACTGATGGCCAGGCTATGGCAGCTGTGGTGGAAGAGCTGTCTGTGGCGGACGAGTCAGCTGAGACGGAAGCGTCAGCTGAGATGGTAGAGCCAGCTGCGGTGGAAGAGCCAGCTGTAGCGGAACAAACCACTGTGGCGGAAGGACTGGCTGAAGAGCCAGCTGTTGTTGATGAGCTAATGGTAGACGAAAACATTAATAAGGAACGAGAATCCCAATCAATCAATGAAACATTGCACATGGAATTTGAGACCGATTCTGTAGTTCCAGAAGAATTATTGGCATCTTCTGAACCAATCCAGGAAGAGAGTGGAGAGAAGACGGTTGTATTGGAAGAAATAATGCCTATCGAAGAAGACCAACGCATACAGGAAGAAACACAAGCGCTTGAAACATTAAATGAAATTGCGCATGTAGAAGATGAGATTCAACAGGTTTCCGAGCCTGCAGTAGTTGAAGTCGAGCCACCGGTAGAAGTGCTTGATGCTGATTTGACGCTTGACTCAGAAGTACATACAATCAACAGATCGGAACAAGAAGAAATCAATAATCCAGAAATTTCAACTAATAGTAGTTTATCTGAAGCTTTGATTGTTGAAGATGAAGCTTTGGCACCACAAACATTAGTAGTTGAGGAGGAAAGTGCGGTACCAAACGAAAGTAAAGAACAGTTTGAAggtttggaatttttggaggaATCTACTGAACAAATACTACCGAAAGACCCAGTGCATGAAGAGAACGACGTACAACCCGACGAAGAAGTCTCTGAAGAAAATCAAGGTATCGCAAATGAGCCAAGCGAAATGTTAAATAAATCTGACTTGGAAGACGATCTAGACAGTACCAAACCTCCGAACATGGATGATTTCGGGTTCGATGAAGAACAAGAGCAATCTGTCGACGCCCCTGAGCCTACCACTGATTCATTTGCCGAAAACGACCGGGATAATGAGTCCGTCATGGTTATTCCAGATGCACCAATAGAACGTAAACTTGATACATCAGCACCAGCCACACCGAAAACTCCCGATTCCAAATCCAACAACACAGATGAAAACTTTTCTCCGGACAAACCAGATGCTCAACAACAGGCAGGTGTCCCACAGGTTATTGAGATTTTCGACAGCCCAATCGCTACAACTTTCAAGTTGGAGGTCAGTGAAACAACCGGCGGAAGCGCTACTAGTACACCATTGGAAGCATCTGCCAAATTGACGGATAGAGAACGTCTCATTCAAAACAGCCGGAAACGCTCATTGTCTGCCAGCGATGCCGAAGTCTGCAAAAAGAATGTCACATTCCACAGTCCTGCCAATAGTACTATTCTAGTAGACACGATCGATGAACGGTTGAAGAAGAATGTCAAAAACGAAAGTGCAAAAA AACCAGGTATCAATTCACGAAAACGCTCGTTGTCAGAACACAAGGAACTCGGTGAAGTTTTTGGCGATGGTGTTAAACCTGCAAAAATCACTAAATTGCCAAACTTCAAAAACATTCATCAGCAACATTTCAAACGGATGGAATCTATCGAAGAATTCCACAACCGCAAGGTTCAGCGAGCGAAGATTCTAGTTAATAGTGGATCTAAAAGCCCTGCAGCAGCGTCCATCACAAAAATTG ATCCACAAAAGTCTGATTTGGCTATGTCCAATAATCTTCTGCGTAAGTCCCCATACAAAACTGGCAATGGAACAACCTCCCATGTGCAGCAGCCATCATCCGGATCGAAGTCCCTCATCACTAGACCGATGGCCAGTGGCATAAAGCCCCTCTCCGATGCCGATCGTTTGGCGAAGCGGCAAAAGCAATTCCAGGCGGCTTTCAAACCGAAAATTGCTACCCCAGGTGATAGCAGTGGTACCCCTGGCAGGAATACTCCGGACGGTACCCGTCGGGTGGTCGAGCAGAGCCGACACAAACAAAGCCAGATCCTCAAGGGTGTACGGACGAACAAACGGTTTGAGCTGTTGATGAAATTTCGAGATGCGCAGGAATAA
- the LOC131677568 gene encoding titin-like isoform X1, with product MNRGMGTPQKDDDGKAEQGRATKSGRKVKRPAHFDDSPDSKKTGASYAASVEDVRSPKVQSIPEAAKKSARKTILKSVDDVPSKNGGLKPEEAKSSARKTLKSVDDTPIKNGEEKPVLAKQSARKTLLIEGPEEVKKSSRKTIHAHAKDESPEPEASKKSARKALLKSAVKNSSIEQELKTPKKKSEPDSPALKKTVNKVEHEMDPLDIGVSRTGRKIKVPAHLKEFEDVVVASPKKEAPEKFSSRKSMAPSRKIDSEADDTPKTPARGRSLAAPRKDSDNDPEKEKSPTVAPRKSTPTIVQEAEEKCIPKTPGRGRPQVASRKDESAPSVRTNALEVEEKVTTKTPGRGRSLALSRKDRDADPEEERVATKTPSRRGISTTVALKSEDLIDPLANVAKTEDLPSKTPSKKTALSTATRDASPKSVKELIKNKRGKSLAPEESKSSPSEEKLSTKTPSKRGKSLAPIRNSPDLVPKTPKLAKVVEDSMEPISRSGRKIKPKKFYGEFEEEDPLPFIPKVCSPVKPAALKPSSVEKKESPQKKVSPVKRVTSSVQEPLKSDASPPKKTKLNPQPNTSTKVSKISPNTEERQITIRGANDHHHGIKDVAVVIEQDPLAVSSEESLVTSSVESTSANISVKDNNDDVSTVATPEQKEQKSKRGRKTLPAPTVMVEEQLPKAPKTPTSRRMTVIAVAPVQTEDVGSSRSGRKIKPKKFFGEEEVASIPVLKTDEGRGKRKTLALESTVVEKPKNEPASEERIEENKKTAQEISSREEVFSTVSAVEASVAIESQKNTGNEKAVVSTEQAEEKSASKTEESVNGHLQEDKNSLERPRQLDNAQYQEDDEQPDPLEYDLMQLESDDSPLNGNFQGIRIEQTSPAHHLMEKAPPNDLAPLAEEPAVMEGLIEEPPVMDRIAEKPAVAEESAVMGELAEEPVVDEPAVAIESAMEEPMTTDGQAMAAVVEELSVADESAETEASAEMVEPAAVEEPAVAEQTTVAEGLAEEPAVVDELMVDENINKERESQSINETLHMEFETDSVVPEELLASSEPIQEESGEKTVVLEEIMPIEEDQRIQEETQALETLNEIAHVEDEIQQVSEPAVVEVEPPVEVLDADLTLDSEVHTINRSEQEEINNPEISTNSSLSEALIVEDEALAPQTLVVEEESAVPNESKEQFEGLEFLEESTEQILPKDPVHEENDVQPDEEVSEENQGIANEPSEMLNKSDLEDDLDSTKPPNMDDFGFDEEQEQSVDAPEPTTDSFAENDRDNESVMVIPDAPIERKLDTSAPATPKTPDSKSNNTDENFSPDKPDAQQQAGVPQVIEIFDSPIATTFKLEVSETTGGSATSTPLEASAKLTDRERLIQNSRKRSLSASDAEVCKKNVTFHSPANSTILVDTIDERLKKNVKNESAKKPGINSRKRSLSEHKELGEVFGDGVKPAKITKLPNFKNIHQQHFKRMESIEEFHNRKVQRAKILVNSGSKSPAAASITKIGNQPPKCINCIHLIKLYSSTDPQKSDLAMSNNLLRKSPYKTGNGTTSHVQQPSSGSKSLITRPMASGIKPLSDADRLAKRQKQFQAAFKPKIATPGDSSGTPGRNTPDGTRRVVEQSRHKQSQILKGVRTNKRFELLMKFRDAQE from the exons ATGAATCGAG GCATGGGAACGCCACAGAAAGATGACGATGGTAAGGCGGAACAAGGACGGGCTACGAAATCCGGACGAAAAGTGAAGCGTCCAGCTCACTTTGATGATTCGCCGGACTCGAAAAAAACTGGCGCCAGCTATGCAGCTTCTGTAGAGGATGTTAGATCTCCGAAGGTACAAAGTATTCCTGAGGCTGCAAAGAAGTCCGCACGGAAAACTATTCTCAAGAGTGTAGATGATGTACCCAGTAAAAATGGTGGATTGAAACCGGAAGAGGCCAAATCATCCGCTCGGAAGACACTGAAGAGCGTAGATGATACTCCAATCAAGAATGGTGAAGAGAAGCCTGTGCTGGCTAAACAATCTGCCCGAAAGACACTATTGATAGAAGGGCCGGAAgaagtaaaaaaatcatcgcgtAAAACTATTCATGCTCATGCTAAGGATGAATCCCCGGAGCCGGAGGCATCAAAAAAATCAGCTAGGAAGGCACTTCTCAAGTCTGCAGTAAAGAATTCATCAATTGAACAAGAACTAAAAACACCAAAGAAAAAATCCGAACCGGACTCGCCGGCCTTGAAGAAAACTGTTAACAAGGTTGAGCATGAAATGGACCCATTGGACATTGGTGTTTCCCGTACTGGACGTAAAATAAAAGTACCAGCACACTTGAAGGAGTTTGAGGATGTTGTGGTCGCTAGTCCAAAAAAGGAAGCACCAGAAAAGTTTTCCTCACGTAAGTCGATGGCTCCATCTAGGAAAATCGATTCCGAAGCCGATGACACTCCCAAAACTCCTGCTAGAGGACGATCGTTGGCTGCGCCGCGCAAAGATTCTGATAATGATCCCGAAAAGGAAAAATCTCCAACAGTCGCTCCACGGAAGTCAACTCCAACTATTGTACAGGAAGCAGAGGAAAAATGTATCCCCAAGACACCTGGAAGAGGGAGACCGCAAGTTGCGTCACGTAAAGATGAATCGGCTCCGTCTGTCAGGACAAATGCTTTGGAGGTCGAAGAAAAAGTCACTACGAAGACTCCTGGTAGAGGGAGATCATTGGCTTTATCGCGCAAAGATCGTGATGCTGACCCAGAAGAGGAACGGGTTGCTACAAAAACGCCGTCCCGGCGCGGAATAAGCACAACAGTTGCATTAAAATCAGAAGATCTGATTGATCCATTGGCCAATGTTGCTAAAACAGAAGACCTTCCGTCTAAAACTCCATCTAAGAAAACTGCGCTTTCCACTGCAACACGTGATGCTTCGCCGAAATCGGTTAAAGAACTAATTAAAAACAAGCGAGGAAAATCTTTGGCACCAGAAGAGTCTAAATCGTCACCGAGCGAAGAGAAATTGTCTACGAAAACGCCTTCCAAAAGAGGGAAATCCCTGGCACCAATTCGAAATTCTCCGGATCTGGTACCTAAAACACCTAAGCTTGCTAAAGTTGTTGAAGACTCAATGGAGCCAATATCTCGTTCGGGACGGAAAATTAAACCGAAAAAGTTTTACGGCGAATTTGAAGAGGAGGATCCGCTGCCATTCATTCCCAAAGTGTGTTCTCCGGTTAAACCGGCGGCATTAAAACCTTCCTCTGTGGAGAAAAAAGAATCCCCTCAAAAGAAGGTATCTCCGGTTAAACGTGTAACTTCGTCGGTTCAAGAGCCATTGAAATCTGATGCTTCCCCTCCGAAGAAAACTAAGTTGAATCCCCAACCTAATACAAGTACAAAGGTCAGCAAAATATCACCCAACACCGAGGAACGTCAAATCACAATTCGTGGCGCAAACGATCATCACCATGGCATAAAAGATGTCGCGGTAGTCATCGAGCAAGACCCGTTGGCTGTTAGCTCTGAAGAATCCCTTGTGACATCGTCTGTAGAATCTACCTCCGCAAACATTTCAGTGAAAGACAACAACGACGATGTGTCAACAGTTGCCACTCCGGAACAGAAAGAGCAAAAGTCAAAACGAGGTCGTAAAACACTGCCAGCACCAACTGTGATGGTCGAGGAACAACTTCCAAAGGCACCGAAAACCCCAACGTCTCGTCGAATGACTGTTATTGCGGTTGCACCGGTTCAAACGGAAGACGTTGGAAGCAGTCGTTCCGGTAGAAAGATCAAGCCGAAAAAGTTTTTCGGTGAGGAGGAGGTTGCCAGTATTCCCGTTCTTAAAACTGACGAAGGTCGGGGAAAACGAAAGACCCTAGCGTTGGAAAGTACTGTAGTTGAAAAGCCGAAGAACGAGCCAGCATCGGAAGAAAGGATTGAAGAGAATAAGAAAACAGCTCAAGAGATTTCATCTCGAGAAGAGGTTTTCTCTACGGTCAGCGCTGTCGAGGCTTCGGTTGCAATAGAGAGTCAGAAAAACACTGGAAATGAGAAGGCTGTCGTTTCGACGGAGCAGGCGGAAGAGAAATCCGCTTCCAAAACTGAGGAATCCGTTAATGG CCACCTTCAGGAAGATAAAAACAGCCTCGAAAGACCGCGTCAGCTAGATAATGCGCAGTATCAGGAAGATGACGAACAGCCGGATCCATTGGAATATGATTTAATGCAGTTGGAAAGTGATGATTCCCcgttgaatggaaattttcaaggGATTCGTATCGAGCAAACATCTCCAGCACATCATCTGATGGAGAAAGCCCCTCCAAACGATCTTGCGCCGTTAGCTGAGGAACCAGCTGTGATGGAAGGGTTAATTGAGGAGCCACCTGTGATGGATAGGATAGCCGAAAAGCCAGCAGTGGCGGAAGAATCAGCTGTTATGGGTGAATTAGCTGAAGAGCCAGTTGTGGATGAACCAGCTGTGGCGATAGAGTCGGCTATGGAAGAGCCGATGACGACTGATGGCCAGGCTATGGCAGCTGTGGTGGAAGAGCTGTCTGTGGCGGACGAGTCAGCTGAGACGGAAGCGTCAGCTGAGATGGTAGAGCCAGCTGCGGTGGAAGAGCCAGCTGTAGCGGAACAAACCACTGTGGCGGAAGGACTGGCTGAAGAGCCAGCTGTTGTTGATGAGCTAATGGTAGACGAAAACATTAATAAGGAACGAGAATCCCAATCAATCAATGAAACATTGCACATGGAATTTGAGACCGATTCTGTAGTTCCAGAAGAATTATTGGCATCTTCTGAACCAATCCAGGAAGAGAGTGGAGAGAAGACGGTTGTATTGGAAGAAATAATGCCTATCGAAGAAGACCAACGCATACAGGAAGAAACACAAGCGCTTGAAACATTAAATGAAATTGCGCATGTAGAAGATGAGATTCAACAGGTTTCCGAGCCTGCAGTAGTTGAAGTCGAGCCACCGGTAGAAGTGCTTGATGCTGATTTGACGCTTGACTCAGAAGTACATACAATCAACAGATCGGAACAAGAAGAAATCAATAATCCAGAAATTTCAACTAATAGTAGTTTATCTGAAGCTTTGATTGTTGAAGATGAAGCTTTGGCACCACAAACATTAGTAGTTGAGGAGGAAAGTGCGGTACCAAACGAAAGTAAAGAACAGTTTGAAggtttggaatttttggaggaATCTACTGAACAAATACTACCGAAAGACCCAGTGCATGAAGAGAACGACGTACAACCCGACGAAGAAGTCTCTGAAGAAAATCAAGGTATCGCAAATGAGCCAAGCGAAATGTTAAATAAATCTGACTTGGAAGACGATCTAGACAGTACCAAACCTCCGAACATGGATGATTTCGGGTTCGATGAAGAACAAGAGCAATCTGTCGACGCCCCTGAGCCTACCACTGATTCATTTGCCGAAAACGACCGGGATAATGAGTCCGTCATGGTTATTCCAGATGCACCAATAGAACGTAAACTTGATACATCAGCACCAGCCACACCGAAAACTCCCGATTCCAAATCCAACAACACAGATGAAAACTTTTCTCCGGACAAACCAGATGCTCAACAACAGGCAGGTGTCCCACAGGTTATTGAGATTTTCGACAGCCCAATCGCTACAACTTTCAAGTTGGAGGTCAGTGAAACAACCGGCGGAAGCGCTACTAGTACACCATTGGAAGCATCTGCCAAATTGACGGATAGAGAACGTCTCATTCAAAACAGCCGGAAACGCTCATTGTCTGCCAGCGATGCCGAAGTCTGCAAAAAGAATGTCACATTCCACAGTCCTGCCAATAGTACTATTCTAGTAGACACGATCGATGAACGGTTGAAGAAGAATGTCAAAAACGAAAGTGCAAAAA AACCAGGTATCAATTCACGAAAACGCTCGTTGTCAGAACACAAGGAACTCGGTGAAGTTTTTGGCGATGGTGTTAAACCTGCAAAAATCACTAAATTGCCAAACTTCAAAAACATTCATCAGCAACATTTCAAACGGATGGAATCTATCGAAGAATTCCACAACCGCAAGGTTCAGCGAGCGAAGATTCTAGTTAATAGTGGATCTAAAAGCCCTGCAGCAGCGTCCATCACAAAAATTGGTAATCAACCTCCGAAATGTATTAATTGTATCCATCTAATAAAATTGTATTCTTCCACAGATCCACAAAAGTCTGATTTGGCTATGTCCAATAATCTTCTGCGTAAGTCCCCATACAAAACTGGCAATGGAACAACCTCCCATGTGCAGCAGCCATCATCCGGATCGAAGTCCCTCATCACTAGACCGATGGCCAGTGGCATAAAGCCCCTCTCCGATGCCGATCGTTTGGCGAAGCGGCAAAAGCAATTCCAGGCGGCTTTCAAACCGAAAATTGCTACCCCAGGTGATAGCAGTGGTACCCCTGGCAGGAATACTCCGGACGGTACCCGTCGGGTGGTCGAGCAGAGCCGACACAAACAAAGCCAGATCCTCAAGGGTGTACGGACGAACAAACGGTTTGAGCTGTTGATGAAATTTCGAGATGCGCAGGAATAA